The Oncorhynchus mykiss isolate Arlee chromosome 8, USDA_OmykA_1.1, whole genome shotgun sequence genome includes the window ATAGATCACTCATCCAATATCCTCCACCCAGTCCCACCATGAATATCCAGTCCGCTATCAACAGGGCGGTGTTTGCTCCCCGGGATGAGAGGATGCTAGTGGCTGTGGAGGTGAAGAGGAGAAAAAGGAAAAGGGTCCCCTTTCTACCCACTGGAGGCAAGGGAGAATACATGACATACATCTGTTTGTCAGGTAACACCtgctttttttttaatgtatacaacaacatgactacatctgcattcagcatttgttttgttggattttttttgttgttgatgtctCTGTGTAGGTGGTGATCTAAGATGAGTTTTGCCTTTTTAAGGATGCACTATGCAGACATTGTCATAAATAAGTGTATTTGACAACAAGCAAGTGTAGAGAATCACTACCAGTTAAACTGTTGTGTAATATATTTTCCATtgccaaaaatatagtattttctgCTGTTTTgaaactggtgtacaaaactgaaagtaaaagtctctcaaactaaacttaagaacatGAAGCATAGAAATtatgcacatagaacagatctacagctttttagactggctttcaatatgaatgacagatctataactcatttGGTCAGGTaagcccaaaaagttacatatttcagctttaaatcataatgaataagaggggAGAGACTTAATCCAGACGAGCAGTCCTACATTGAGACTCGACGTGAATACGGGCCCGGGTATATTGAGATGACAGGTTGATAGATCAGTGTGACTTTTACAGTTCACTGTCCTGTTGCTACTCTGTAGtcctgttacagtgccttgcgaaagtattcggcccccttgaactttgcgaccttttgccacatttcaggcttcaaacataaagatataaaactgtatttttttgtgaagaatcaacaacaagtgggacacaatcatgaagtggaacgacatttattggatatttcaaacttttttaacaaatcaaaaactgaaaaattgggcgtgcaaaattattcagcccccttaagttaatactttgtagcgccaccttttgctgcgattacagctgtaagtcgcttggggtatgtctctatcagttttgcacatcgagagactgaaattttttcccattcctccttgcaaaacagctcgagctcagtgaggttggatggagagcatttgtgaacagcagttttcagttctttccacagattctcgattggattcaggtctggactttgacttggccattctaacacctggatatgtttatttttgaaccattccattgtagattttgctttatgtttttgatcattgtcttgttggaagacaaatctccgtcccagtctcaggtcttttgcagactccatcaggttttcttccagaatggtcctgtatttggctccatccatcttcccatcaatttgaaccatcttccctgtccctgctgaagaaaagcaggcccaaaccatgatgctgccaccaccatgtttgacagtggggatggtgtgttcagctgtgttgcttttacgccaaacataacgttttgcattgttgccaaaaagttcaattttggtttcatctgaccagatcaccttcttccacatgtttggtgtgtctcccaggtggcttgtggcaaactttaaactacactttttatggatatctttaagaaatggctttcttcttgccactcttccataaaggccagatttgtgcaatatacgactgattgttgtcctatggacagagtctcccacctcagctgtagatctctgcagttcatccagagtgatcatgggcctcttggctgcatctctgatcagtcttctccttgtatgagctgaaagtttagagggacggccaggtcttggtagatttgcagtggtctgatactccttccatttcaatattatcgcttgcacagtgctccttgggatgtttaaagcttgggaaatctttttgtatccaaatccggctttaaacttcttcacaacagtatctcggacctgcctggtgtgttccttgttcttcatgatgctctctgcgcttttaacggacctctgagactatcacagtgcaggtgcatttatacggagacttgattacacacaggtggattgtatttatcatcattagtcatttaggtcaacagtggatcattcagagatcctcactgaacttctggagagcgtttgctgcactgaaagtaaaggggctgaataattttgcacgcccaatttttcagtttttgatttgttaaaaaagtttgaaatatccaataaatgtcgttccacttcatgattgtgtcccacttgttgttgattcttcacaaaaaaatacagttttatatctttatgtttgaagcctgaaatgtggcaaaaggtcacaaagttcaagggggccgaatactttcgcaaggcactgtatgtacaactCGCTTGTTCAGTAGGTTATTGAAAATAAAAGTCTCATAGTGGCATTGTCTAAACAGAAGGATGCAGAGTTATTCATCGTGTTGCAAGAACGACATTGTGCTGCTGGTAATCTAAGATCTTTGCATCTCATCTCTGTCAGAGGACATGGATCCTAGAATTGAGCAGGAGGGGTCATTCACATATATTTAGCTGTGTTCAGTGTCACCCGTCGCTATTGTTACTGTGATGAAGTCACCCAGAGCCATGGTCATTCACTGGCCCTACCCAAACACCACTGATGGGTGGGTGATGGCTGGCTGGGTGTCCTCAGCTGGCACtgccattcccccccccccccccccaattacaAAACCCTCATATCGTGTGAACAAGAGAAACCACTGAAGAAGAATAAGCATTGGTGGTCTGTTTGTTGATCTGTGATGGCGACTGATCGCTAATGCCTTCTGTGTTGGGTTAATTTGTTCACAATGAAACACATATCCATTACTGGATAGCCAGTCTTTTATCAAGTGTCTTTTAATCTTGATTCTAGTAGGGAGTACATTTACATCCTCTATTGTGGGTGTTATGAAGTGTGCTTGCTTACCTTTCAGTATTGGCATATTTGTAAACCCTTGACTCCTCTCAATTCCCCAGTGACCAATAAGAGGCCAGCTCAGCTCCTCATCACCAAAGTCAAGCAGTTTGGGGGCTCCGCCCCCTTCACCAGAAGGTCACAGTGGGCCGTGGAGCAGCTTCGCCAGGTCAACGGCATCAACCCCAACAAGGTGACCTCACCACCAGTATACATGCCTATTGGCTGGGATGTTTAGACCACTATTCCCCCTACTGTCCTGTGACCTATACTGTATCcctcctgtgtgtctccctcAGGACTGCCCAGAGTTTGACCTGGTGTTCGACAACGCCTTTGACCAATGGGTGGCCAGCTCAGCGCCAGAGAAGTGCATCTTCATCCAGATCATGTACCACGCCTGTCAGACCTATTGGGAAGGCAAGGAGGGGGTCCCTGGTAGCCCAGCCGGGGACCAGCAGAAGGGGCAAAGAGGTCAAGGGGGCCAGGGTAGCCCAGGGGCCCAAGGGGGCCAGGGTAGCCCAGGGGCCCAAGTGGGCCAGATAGGAGGACCAGTGGCCCAGGCTAGACGGAAGAGCACTGTGGGTCCCAGGCCCCATCATACTGAGTTTGTCAACTGTCAGTCCAAACTCACAGGAGGTAAGGGGGTGTTGAAGGATAAGCCCAGTCTATCAACAGTCGGTCCCAATTCACTTCCTTCTCCTTGGTCCTAACCCTTCCATGTTTTCAAATCGAAGTGCTAGTGGAAGGGTTAGGGAGTGAATTTGGGTCATGTGAGTGTGAATTGTTCTGGGACCACTGGGTCAACCCTAGGAGTGGCTTGTCTTATCATCTCATATAATATGGCAGGGACTCCCAATATCATGTTTGATTCTGTagtttctatttgcttattttGATCATGGTTATAATACAGCTATTATCAGATTCCACTATTTGTGTCATTGTCATTCTAACAGATGCCTGCAAAATGAATCTGGTCCTGTACCGTTGCAAGGTCTTTTTCAATCGCATGAAGAAGGTGATGGTTTCAAACCAAAGCCGTTCTCAGGCTGGAGGTAAGTCAGTCAAAAAAAGCCCAAATAACCCCTAATACTCACTGAGTAGCAACACAATCTTTGCAGAGATGACAAAAGGCGTGTGGTGATGACCTTAGTAGGCCTGTGGCTGTGTCTGTTCTATTCTCATGGATTCCTAATCCTCTCTCAGGAGATGGCTGGGTTTGGTCTATTGTCTTCTGTTACACCTCTCCACTGCAGTAGAGAATGGCTCTTCTATGAGGTTGTGCCTAGATGAGTGGTGACTTTGTGTCCAAACCTCCTGCTAAAAAACAAAGGCTGGCCTTGAGTCTCCGGGGCAGGGAGACTGAGAAGGAACGCGGCTCCCCATTGAACCCGCTGACAGGGGGGTTGTCATGTGTAGCACTGGGAGAGGTGCCAGGCGGTAGCAGGGCCTAGAGACACAGAGCGACAGCAAATGTTGCGGTCTTTGTCCTAAGCTGACCAGTCCAGGGCTTGtatccacaaagcgtctcagtGTATGAGTGCCTTTTGGATCATAATGAATATTATTATAtgaacagatcctagatcagcactccttctctGACACTTTCACCCATGAATATACTGAACTCATGCCTAGGCTGTTTTATAATTGTTAATTATCACTGAACAGGATTTGTTTGCAGTCTTCTGAGTATCCTATCTCTGATGCACTAttctctgtccctgtgtgttgTGCAGCAGGTCCTAGAGCAGGACCCAGTGGGCAGcgccctccagggggcagtatgGGTAGTGTAGTCCAGAGGGCCAGCCAGGCCCTGCAGGAGCGTGGGGAGAGACTGGGCCGGGCTGAGGACAAGACGGTAGACCTAATGCACAAAGCCCAGCAGTTTGCAGACACTGCTCACAAGGTGTGACATTGTTGAATGTAAATAGTATagacacacacgctaacacacacagatTCAGCATGTGGGTAAAAGTTTGACTTCACCCC containing:
- the stxbp6l gene encoding syntaxin binding protein 6 (amisyn), like isoform X2 encodes the protein MNIQSAINRAVFAPRDERMLVAVEVKRRKRKRVPFLPTGGKGEYMTYICLSVTNKRPAQLLITKVKQFGGSAPFTRRSQWAVEQLRQVNGINPNKDCPEFDLVFDNAFDQWVASSAPEKCIFIQIMYHACQTYWEGKEGVPGSPAGDQQKGQRGQGGQGSPGAQGGQGSPGAQVGQIGGPVAQARRKSTVGPRPHHTEFVNCQSKLTGDACKMNLVLYRCKVFFNRMKKVMVSNQSRSQAGGPRAGPSGQRPPGGSMGSVVQRASQALQERGERLGRAEDKTVDLMHKAQQFADTAHKLALKYSN
- the stxbp6l gene encoding syntaxin binding protein 6 (amisyn), like isoform X1, which encodes MNIQSAINRAVFAPRDERMLVAVEVKRRKRKRVPFLPTGGKGEYMTYICLSVTNKRPAQLLITKVKQFGGSAPFTRRSQWAVEQLRQVNGINPNKDCPEFDLVFDNAFDQWVASSAPEKCIFIQIMYHACQTYWEGKEGVPGSPAGDQQKGQRGQGGQGSPGAQGGQGSPGAQVGQIGGPVAQARRKSTVGPRPHHTEFVNCQSKLTGDACKMNLVLYRCKVFFNRMKKVMVSNQSRSQAGAGPRAGPSGQRPPGGSMGSVVQRASQALQERGERLGRAEDKTVDLMHKAQQFADTAHKLALKYSN